Part of the Pseudomonas chlororaphis genome, CCTGCTGGTGACCTGCCCGCTGTATTACTGCCTGGCGACCCGCGGCCAGGCCCAGCGGCGTGCGGCGGCGCGACTGGGTTACACCGACTGATTCAAGCACTGTTTGATCGAATGCCCGGCTTTTTGCCGGGCATTCTTGTTTGGGTGGCTGCAAAACGGTAGGAGCGGGTGGGTGTCCACAAGTCTCAGATACACCCTAGAACCTGTGGGAGCGGGCTTGCCCGCGAAGGCGTCGGCACATTCAGTATCAATGCAAATGGGCCCACCGCTTTCGCGAGCAACCTCAGCTCTTGCCCCCTCACCAAACAAAAAAGGCCGCCGCAACCCGACGTTGCGGCGACCTTGAGGGTGACATCTTTGAGACGGCCCACCGAAGTGGGCCAGTAGGGGATCAGTGCGCCCCGGCGGCCTTGTTCAGGTCACTTTCGGCCCATTGGGTGTAGACGCAGGCGTCGGCGGTGGCCCAGCGCACGCGCACCGGGTCGCCGGCCTTGAGCGGCATGCCCGCGGCGGACAGCGCCTTGACGGTCATGGCGGTGCCGCCGGACGTCACCACGCTGCAGGTCTGGCTTTCGCCGAGAAACAGCACTTCCACGACCTTGGCCGACACCTCATTCCAGCCTGCCGCAAGCGGTTGTTGCGCGGCCTGCTCGGTGCTCAGCGCCAGGGCTTTTTCCGGGCGGACCATCAGCAGCACATCCTGCTCGGTTTGCAGGCCGGCAGTCAGGCGAATCGACAGCGACTGGCCTTCGAAGCTCGCCACGGCGTTGCCCTGGGCCTTGAGCTTGAGGAAGTTCGAGTTGCCGAGGAACGACGCGACGAAAGCATTCGGCGGATTCTGGTAGAGGTCGTAGCCGCTGCCCAGGCCGACGATCTTGCCGTGGCTGAAAATGGCGATGCGTTGGGACAGGCGCATGGCTTCTTCCTGGTCGTGCGTCACGTAGACGATGGTGATGCCCAGGCGGCGGTGCAACTGACGCAGTTCATCCTGCAGGTCTTCGCGCAGTTTTTTGTCCAGGGCGCCGAGGGGTTCGTCCATCAACAGGATGCGAGGCTCGTAGACCAGCGCCCGGGCAATCGCCACGCGCTGTTGCTGGCCGCCGGAGAGTTGCGAAGGGCGGCGATGAGCAAATTGTTCCAATTGCACCAGCTTGAGCATCGCGTCGACCCGGCGGTCGCGTTCGGCCGGGGCGAGTTTGCGGATCGCCAGCGGGAACGCGATGTTGTCCCGTACCGACAGGTGCGGGAACAGCGAGTAACGTTGGAACACCATGCCGATGTCGCGCTTGTGCGGCGGCACGTTGACCAGGGATTTGCCGTCCACCAGGATCTCGCCGCTGCTGGGGGTTTCAAACCCGGCCAGCATCGACAGCGTGGTGCTCTTGCCCGAGCCGCTGGAGCCGAGGAAGGTCAGGAACTCACCGTCCTGGATCTCCAGTGAGATATCGTCCACGGCGGCGAAGTCGCCGTAGTGTTTGTTCAGGTTGCGCAGACTGACCAGGGTCTTGTTGTTCTGTTGTGCAGGGTCTTTGACAGCACTCATCGTGTTCTCCTAGGCGCTCAGGCGCTGATTTCATTGCGCCGGCGCAGGGCGGCGGCGATCACCATCACCAATACCGAGAGGCCGATCAGCAGCGTCGAAGCGACGGCGATCACAGGCGTCAGGTCCTGGCGCAGGGTGGTCCACATCTTGACGGGCAAGGTTTGCAGGGTGGGGCTGGCCATCATCACGCTCAGCACCACTTCGTCCCACGACACCAGGAACGCGAACAGCGCACCGGCGACCATGCCCGGGCGAATCGCCGGAAATGTCACCTTGAACACCGCTTGCAGGCGCGAGGCACCGCAGATCACCGCCGCGTCCTCGATGGACTGGTCGAACAGCTTGAGCGAGTTGATGATCGAAATGATGGTGAACGGCAGCGCGACGATGACGTGGCTGACCACGAACGCGAACATCGTCCCGGTGTAGCCGAGCTTGAGAAACAGCGCATACACCGCCACGGCGATGATCACCAGCGGCACGATCATCGGCAGGGTGAACAGGCCATAGAGCATTTCCCGTCCGGGGAATCGTCCGCGCACCAGGGCAAAAGCCGTCGGCAAGCCCAGCGCCACCGCGCAGACCGTGGTCAGCAGGGCGACCTTGAGGCTGGTCAGCGCGGCGTTCATCCAGTCCGGGTTGGAGAAGAACTGGCCGTACCATTTGAATGTCCAGCCCGGTGGCGGGAACACCAGCCACTGGGAGGAGCCGAACGACAGCAACACGATGAACACGATCGGCAACAGCAGGAACAGTCCGATCAGGCCGGTGGTGGCGTACAGACCGAAGCGCATGCGCCGGCTCATGGCATTGGGAGTCAGGAGCATGACGGTTTACCTCGCGTGACTGGCGCCGACCGGGGATTCCGGCTGGAGCTTCAGGTAGAAGTAGAACAGCACCAGGGTGATGACGATCAGCAACGCGGCACCGGCGCTCGCCAGGCCCCAGTTGAGGAACGATTGCACCTGCTGAATGATGAACTCGGGCAGCATCATGTTCTGCGCGCCGCCCAGCAGGGCCGGCGTCACGTAGTACCCCAGGGACATCACGAACACCATCAACCCACCGGAGAACAGCCCCGGCCGGCACAGCGGCAGGAACACCCGGAAGAAGTTGGTCCACGGGCTGGCGCCGCAGATGGAGCCCGCCTGCAGGATCATCGGGTCGATGGCCTGCATGGTCGCTTGCAAGGGCAGGACGATGAACGGAATCATGATGTAGCTCATGCCGATCACCACGCCGGTGAGGTTATGCACCATCTCCAGCGGCTGATCGATGATGCCCAGCGCCATCAACGCCTTGTTGATCACCCCGGAGGCCTGCAACAGCACCAGCCAGGAGTAGGTGCGGGCCAGCAGGCTGGTCCACATCGACAACAGCACGATGTTGAGCATCCAGCGGCCCCAGCCACGGGGCACCAGGGTGATGGCCCAGGCCAGGGGGAACCCCAGCAGCAGGCTGAACAGCGTCACCAGCCCGGCCACCGAAAAGGTGTTGAACAACACCCGGGCATAGGCCGAGTTGGCGAACAGTTGTTCATAGTTGCCGAGCCCGGGCACCGGCTCCAGCACGCCGCGCAGCAGCAGGCCGATCAGCGGCGCCAGGAAGAACAGACCAAGAAACAGCAGGGCCGGGGCGAGGTTGCCGACCCCGCGCCAGCGCTGGGCCAGCGACGGGGCCTGTGCAGCGGCGGCCCGGGTGATTGGCACGCCGGCGGCGCCCGCAGCGCCCCCGGAGTGTTGGGTTGCCGTTGCCGACATTTTTATTTGACCAGCCATTCGTTCCACCGTGTCGCGATGTCCTGACCGTTCTTGGCCCAGTACGCGAAATCAAGCGTGATCTGATCCTTGGCGTAGGCGGTCGGCAGGTTGGGAGCGAGCACCGAGTCCAGGCGTGCGACGCTGTCGACGTTGACCGGCGCGTAGGCGGTCAGGTTGGAGAAATCGGCCTGACCTTTGGCGCTGCTGGCGTTGGCCAAAAACTTCATGGCGGCGGCCTTGTTTTTCGACCCCTTCGGAATCACCAGGATGTCGGCCATGACCAGGTTCTGCTTCCAGCTCACGCCAACGGGAGCGCCGTCCTGCTGCAGGGCATAGACGCGGCCATTCCAGAACTGGCCCAGGCTGGCTTCGCCGGACGCGAGCAGTTGCTGGGACTGCGCGCCGCCGCCCCACCAGACGATGTCTTTCTTGATGGTGTCGAGTTTCTTGAAGGCGCGATCCAGGTCCAGAGGGTAGAGCTTGTCTTGCGGTACGCCGTCGGCCAGCAGGGCCAGCTCCAGCACGCCAGGGCTCGGCCATTTGTACAGGGCGCGCTTGCCGGGGTAGGTCTTGGTGTCGAACAGTGCGGACCAGTCCTGCGGCTTGCCGGAACCGAGCTTGCCTTCGTTGTAGCCGAGGACGAAAGAGAAGTAGAACGAACCGACACCGTGATCGGAAACGAAGCGCGGGTCGATCTTGTCCCGTTGGATGACCGAGAAGTCCAGGGGTTCGAGCAAGCCTTCAGACGCTGCACGCAAGGCGAAGTCCGCTTCCACATCGACCACGTCCCATTGCACGTTGCCGCTTTCGACCATGGCTTTGAGCTTGCCGTAGTCGGTGGGGCCGTCCTGGACCACGGTGATGCCGCTGGCCTTGCTGAACGGGTCGGCCCAGGCCTGCTTCTGCGCGTCCTGGGTACTGCCGCCCCAACTGACGAAGTTGACGCTTTCAGCGGCCATCGACGCCTGGCTGGCGACGCTCAGCAGGCTCGCAAAAAGAACGGCGACTGCACTTTTCTTCAACACCATTTTCACGCCCTCATTGTTGTGTTTATTGAGCGGGCTTGTGTGTGCCCGCTTATCGGGAGCTTAGGTCCATCGGGTTTTGCGGCTGACCGTGCCAAGGGCGGGTTGAATGCGCGTTCCCTGCCGGGTGCGCTTGGCTGGAGCGTTCGGTCTATGGAATATCATATTATGGTATTCCAAACTTTCTGCAAGCACTTTGCCTTACCGGTTATCTGCCTGAGGACAGATTTTTTCTATCTTCCTGTGAATGAATACTCAGCCCCGGCGGTGATCCCCGTGTGGGAGCGGGCTTGCTCGCGAAGGCGGTAGACCTGCAAATGGCTGTCCCTCGAAGGCCGCCTTCGCGAGCAAGCCCGCTCCCACAGTGATCCGCGTTAGCTTCGGCTCATCCGGTAAACGGAATGCTCTCCACCACCTCCAGGTCATACCCCGTCAACCCCGCATACTTGAGCGGTGGTCCCAGGTGTCGCAACTTGCCGACGCCCAGGTCCTGGAGAATCTGCGCGCCGGTGCCTACTTCAGAATAGATGCGCGATTGGGATCGGCTGAACTGCCTGGGAGGCTGGGTGAGCTGTGGAACGCGTTCGAGCAGCGCCTGGGACGATTCGTGGTTGGCCAGCACGACCACCACGCCACTACCTTCCTCGGCGACCCGTTGCAGGGCGGCCCACAGCGTCCAGTTGGACGGGCCGTTGTATTCGGCGCCCACCAGGTCCCGCAGCGGGTCGATCACGTGCACCCGCACCAGGGTCGGTTCGTCTCGACGAATGTCGCCCATGACCATCGCCATGTGCACGCCACCCTCGATGCGATCCTCAAAGGTGAACAGGCGGAAGGTGCCATGCACTGTCGGCAACTCACGCTCACCGATGCGCACCACGGTGTGCTCGGTGCTCAGGCGGTAGTGGATCAGGTCGGCGATGGTGCCGATCTTGATGCCGTGTTTGCGGGCGAAGATTTCCAGGTCCGGACGGCGGGCCATGGTGCCGTCATCGTTCATCACTTCGACGATCACCGAAGCGGGCGTGAAACCCGCCAGGCGCGCCAGGTCGCAACCGGCTTCGGTGTGCCCGGCGCGGGTCAGCACGCCACCTTCCTTGGCGCGCAGCGGAAAGATATGCCCCGGTTGCACGATATCGGCAGGGCCGGCATCAGCCGCCACGGCGGCCGCGACGGTGCGAGCCCGGTCAGCGGCGGAAATACCGGTGGTCACGCCCGTGGCGGCTTCGATGGACACCGTGAACGCGGTGCTGAACACACTGCCGTTGCTCGGCACCATCTGTTCGAGGCCCAGGCGCTGGCAATGCTCGTCGGTCAGGGTCAGGCAGATCAGCCCACGGGCTTCCCGGGCCATGAAGCTGATGGCCTGGGCGTTGCAGCAGTCGGCGGCGAGCAGCAGGTCGCCTTCGTTTTCGCGGTCTTCGTCATCCACCAGCAACACCATCTTGCCCAGGCGGTAGTCTTCGATGATTTCCTGAATGCTGTTAAAGGCCATGTCGGGCTCTCTTGTGCTTTATGGAGTGCTTGATGAAAACAACTTGTGGTATACCATAATACAAAATAAACCGAGAGGTCACTATGAAGGCGTACTGGATTGCTCATGTGGATGTCACCGACCCCGATCAATACAGCCAATACACCCAGCGGGCGCCCGCGGCGTTCGCGCTGTACGGCGCGCGCATGCTGGCCCGGGGCGGG contains:
- a CDS encoding polyamine ABC transporter permease, with the translated sequence MLLTPNAMSRRMRFGLYATTGLIGLFLLLPIVFIVLLSFGSSQWLVFPPPGWTFKWYGQFFSNPDWMNAALTSLKVALLTTVCAVALGLPTAFALVRGRFPGREMLYGLFTLPMIVPLVIIAVAVYALFLKLGYTGTMFAFVVSHVIVALPFTIISIINSLKLFDQSIEDAAVICGASRLQAVFKVTFPAIRPGMVAGALFAFLVSWDEVVLSVMMASPTLQTLPVKMWTTLRQDLTPVIAVASTLLIGLSVLVMVIAAALRRRNEISA
- a CDS encoding ABC transporter substrate-binding protein; translated protein: MVLKKSAVAVLFASLLSVASQASMAAESVNFVSWGGSTQDAQKQAWADPFSKASGITVVQDGPTDYGKLKAMVESGNVQWDVVDVEADFALRAASEGLLEPLDFSVIQRDKIDPRFVSDHGVGSFYFSFVLGYNEGKLGSGKPQDWSALFDTKTYPGKRALYKWPSPGVLELALLADGVPQDKLYPLDLDRAFKKLDTIKKDIVWWGGGAQSQQLLASGEASLGQFWNGRVYALQQDGAPVGVSWKQNLVMADILVIPKGSKNKAAAMKFLANASSAKGQADFSNLTAYAPVNVDSVARLDSVLAPNLPTAYAKDQITLDFAYWAKNGQDIATRWNEWLVK
- a CDS encoding ABC transporter permease, encoding MKMSATATQHSGGAAGAAGVPITRAAAAQAPSLAQRWRGVGNLAPALLFLGLFFLAPLIGLLLRGVLEPVPGLGNYEQLFANSAYARVLFNTFSVAGLVTLFSLLLGFPLAWAITLVPRGWGRWMLNIVLLSMWTSLLARTYSWLVLLQASGVINKALMALGIIDQPLEMVHNLTGVVIGMSYIMIPFIVLPLQATMQAIDPMILQAGSICGASPWTNFFRVFLPLCRPGLFSGGLMVFVMSLGYYVTPALLGGAQNMMLPEFIIQQVQSFLNWGLASAGAALLIVITLVLFYFYLKLQPESPVGASHAR
- a CDS encoding branched-chain amino acid ABC transporter substrate-binding protein, whose product is MSAVKDPAQQNNKTLVSLRNLNKHYGDFAAVDDISLEIQDGEFLTFLGSSGSGKSTTLSMLAGFETPSSGEILVDGKSLVNVPPHKRDIGMVFQRYSLFPHLSVRDNIAFPLAIRKLAPAERDRRVDAMLKLVQLEQFAHRRPSQLSGGQQQRVAIARALVYEPRILLMDEPLGALDKKLREDLQDELRQLHRRLGITIVYVTHDQEEAMRLSQRIAIFSHGKIVGLGSGYDLYQNPPNAFVASFLGNSNFLKLKAQGNAVASFEGQSLSIRLTAGLQTEQDVLLMVRPEKALALSTEQAAQQPLAAGWNEVSAKVVEVLFLGESQTCSVVTSGGTAMTVKALSAAGMPLKAGDPVRVRWATADACVYTQWAESDLNKAAGAH
- a CDS encoding 3,4-dihydroxy-2-butanone 4-phosphate synthase (bifunctional enzyme DHBP synthase/GTP cyclohydrolase II-like protein; functions in riboflavin synthesis), whose translation is MAFNSIQEIIEDYRLGKMVLLVDDEDRENEGDLLLAADCCNAQAISFMAREARGLICLTLTDEHCQRLGLEQMVPSNGSVFSTAFTVSIEAATGVTTGISAADRARTVAAAVAADAGPADIVQPGHIFPLRAKEGGVLTRAGHTEAGCDLARLAGFTPASVIVEVMNDDGTMARRPDLEIFARKHGIKIGTIADLIHYRLSTEHTVVRIGERELPTVHGTFRLFTFEDRIEGGVHMAMVMGDIRRDEPTLVRVHVIDPLRDLVGAEYNGPSNWTLWAALQRVAEEGSGVVVVLANHESSQALLERVPQLTQPPRQFSRSQSRIYSEVGTGAQILQDLGVGKLRHLGPPLKYAGLTGYDLEVVESIPFTG